The DNA sequence AGATTTTCAAAATTCCAATTATTGATATATCCACCATCTCTTAAAGTACAATCTAAAATTCTTATATTCAATTTCATCCCCTATTCTTTACTTTTAATACCTTATATATCTAATAATAATAACTAAAAACTCTTAAATATATTTATTATTTTATCAAATTGAACATCATTATTAAATGATTCATTTGCTTTCTTTTGTCCATTCTTTGCTAATTTTTCTTTTAAAGTATTATCAAAATAAAGTTTTTCAATTTTATCTGCTAAATCTGTAGAGTTTTGTGATTCAAAAAGTAATCCATTTTCATTGTCATCTATTATTTCTAAAACACCCCCTGCGTTTGCACCAATTACAACTGTTCCCATTTGCATAGCTTCAATAGTAACTAATCCAAAGGTTTCATTCTTCGATGCCATAATAACAACATCACACGTCTGCATAAACTTATGAGGTTCATTTGTAAAACCTAAAAATTTTACATCTTCATTTAAACTATACGATTTTACTTTTTCTTTTAATTCTACTAAATACTCTTCTTTCATTGGATGACCTACAAAAAAAGCTTTAATATTTAAATCTTTTTCTTTTAATTTATTCATTGCTTCAATTAAAAGATACTGTCCTTTAAATTCATTAATTCTTCCAATTAATCCAACTACAAAACTTTCTTTAGAATCTATTGAGTTTTTAAAAGAATTAATATCTTCATCAGAATAGAGAGAAGAACACTGAGCCCCTAAATAAACCTGTTTTATTTTTGGTCTTATATCATCTGGTATAAATTTTATTAATTGTCTTTCTAGTTCTTTTGTCACGGCAATCATTAAATCAATATTTTTATATAAGAACTTATGGTAAAAATCATCTTTAAATCTTGTCATAGTCATATGCCTTGATTGTACAACTTTTGGTTTTCTTTTTGAAAAAACCTTAGCTAATACAACAATTGGTAAATCTTTTGTCCAATGTAAGTGAATTATATCAATATTATTAGAGTCAATTATTTTAGATAGTTTTATTGCATTTATTAAAGAAAAACTACTCTTCCTTTTTAAACTATAATATTGACTTTGAGTATTTTTATAATAATCCTCTAGTTTACTGTTATTTCCAATAACTGAGATAACATTAAAATCTTCAGACAGTCGTTCTGAACATTTACACATATAAAGTTCTAAACCTCCTAAATCAGGAGATAAACAAACTTCAAGAATATTTTTATTTATCATCTTTTTGCATTTCTAACATCAAAGCATATTTCATATAAGAACTAAAAGCTGAGATAACAGCAACATTCCAACCATGAATACCATGAAATGCTCCACCTTTTAAAACTAAAGCTTTAAATAAAGCCCCTACTCCATGAATAAATGGATCAAAAGCATTTGCTCTTTTACCTGCATCATAAGAAATTTGAGCGCCTCTTTTTATAAACTTTTCAGTTACTCTTATCATATGAACATAATCTTCATAAGAATAATGAAGCATATCAGCTTCTAAATCACATATATTTTTAGCTTCAACTTTTGCATGTCCTTTTTGTTTAGAATAAGCACATTTTTTCCTATTGTACAATCTTGTTACTCTATCTGGATACCAAAGCTTTATAAAATTATCGCCAACATATGTTTTTCTAGCAAAAGAAAAACCATCATATTCAGTTTTTTCTAAATCTAATTTCTTAATTGCATTTATTGCATTCGTATCAAGTCTCTCATCTGCATCAATACTTAAAATCCAGTCATGTTCTGCAATAGGCTCACCAAAAGCTTTTTGAGGACCATCACCTAAATATTTTTGCTTAATTACTTTTGCACCTAGAGACTCAGCTATTTCACATGTTTTATCCGAGCTTAATGAATCTACAACTAATACTTCATCACACACTGTTTGTACAGATTTAATAACAGCTTCAATATTCTTTTCTTCATTTAATGTAATTATATTTGCAGTAATTTTCAAAATTTACTCTTTCTTTTATTCAATTATTTTTATATTGTTTTCTTTAAAATATTTATAAGCATCTTCAAACCAGTTAAAACTTTTTAATATTTCTTTTTTATTAATTCTAAAAGACAAAACTTCTAAATCGTTAAATATTCTTTTTAAAGAAAATAATAATGTTGTATTAATTCCGATAATAGCTTTAGGCTTAAAATCTAACTCAGCAAAATAAAATTCTCCAGGTTGTTTACTTTCAATTATATTTATTTTTCTATTCAAAGTATATGAAAGAAGTCTTTCTTTTTCTTCTCTTCTATGCATTAAATAGTAAACTTCACACTTAGGAAACTTACTTATAACCTTATTTAAATAGTCTATATAAGTATCATCAGAAACTCTTCTATTCTCAACCAAAGGTTGTCCTAAAACATATATTTTATCTTCTATTTCTTTATTTATTAAATTATTTATCTTTTTAAAATATTCAAAATCATGATTAATAATATCGATATCATTAATCGTTTCTAAATTAAAAAATGTGAAAAAGTTAATTATCTTAGTTGTTGAAGTTTTTATACCCAAAAGCTTAAATCTCAGTTGTCTAATTCCATCTTTAAAAAGATTTTTACCTTCTTTAATTTCATTATGAATTAAAATTGTCTTTCCACCATCATCTAATAAAAAAAGCTTTTCAGATTTCATATTAGATATAAATATCTTTTGAATAGATCCTAAATCACCAATAAAAACATTCTTAAAACTTTTCTTCTGAAATTTTTTTATTAACTTTACATTTTTAAAAAATTTACTTTTCTTATCTCCACCAAAACGAATAATATTAGAATATAAATGTTTATTTTGTTCTATCAATCTGCTTAGTTGATTCATATTATTTGTTAAATTATTATCTAAAACAATTAAAGTATTATTTTTTAATTCAAACTTACTAATTGCTTCAAATGAACCTAATAATTGAAATGGAGTAGTAATAATAAATAAATTTTCCATACTTAAACTTTATTTGACATATTTATTTAACCATGTATTAACTATAGTATTTGGATTTAAAGAATCTAATAGTTTTGTATAATCATCATGGTAGTACTCTTTATCTTTTGATAAAGACTCTACAACTTTTTTTGCAATATTCTCTTTTTTGGCCTTTGCAATGTTCTGTTCTAACTTTCCAATCATTAACTCTCTCATTCCACCCGGACACTCGTTAATTATAATTCTAGTTTTACAACACATTGCTTCAATTAATACATTACACAAACCTTCAAACTTAGAAGTTAAAACAATTGCCTCTGAATTAGCCATCCATACATATGGGTTTTTTTGATATCCGACAAAAACTACGTCATCTTCAATATTTAATTTCTTAGCTAATTCTTTTAAATATTCTTTTTCAGAGCCCTCACCAACAAGCATTAATTTATAGTTGATATTATATTTATCTTTCATTATTTTATAACTTTCAATTAATAAACCAAAGTTTTTTGCTTTTACAAGTCTCCCTAATCCAAGAATATAAGGTTCTTTAGGTAATAATTCTTTATCTGAATTAGCCAACTCAAGAACTTTATCTTGATAAAAAGGATTTTTAATTGATATTAGTGTTTTAGGAGAAATATCTTCTCTTCTAAACTTATCAACATAAAAGTTTTTTGTTCCATCAGCAATACAATTAACATGTGCATTTTCAAAAAGACATCTACTTACAAATTTAGTTTTCATAGTAGTAATTGTATTTAAAGATACATTTACACATATCCTAGCACTTCTTGAATCTTTAAACTTCCAAATTTGTTCAAAAGTTCCTTGTCCCCTAATTAGAATTAAGTCATAAGGTTCTTGAGCTTCTAATTTTTTTAATTCTTCTTCAAAAACATCACTTAAATAGTATCCTTTTATTACGGGATAAGTTCTTCTTACTATAAGGTTTACAAACCTTGAGAATATATCCCACAAAAAGCCTTTTATACTTTTCTTAAAGATTTTATTAATATCAAAATGGTGAATGTTAACTCCTGTTTCCCTAGGAGCAATCGCTTTATTTTTATCATTAAAATAAATTAAATCAACTTTATGTCCTGCTTGCAAGAAAGCATCAGCTTGATTACATGCAGCTCTTTCCATCCCTCCAAACTTTAAACTTCTTACTACAACAGCTATTCTCATTTTTTACCTTTTTTATATTCACTTCGTACAAGATATTCAGAAATTGCTAAATTAGCTCTATAATAATTTAGCATTTGATCTACAGTTCCATTTTTTAGGTCACTATATTTTTTGATTATATTATCCTTTGAAACTATTTTTGAACCATTAAATCCATAATGATTTCTATTTTTATCAAATAAATCCATACCTATAGATATATGTTCTTGATCTTTTAAAGTTAAATTATATAATGTAGGAAAAATATCCTTATGAGAACCAGAAACCTTACTATTTATAGAAAGTTTTTTTCGTAAGGTATCAGGCAAATAAAAGTATAAAGGAATATTCTTACTATTTAAAAGTTCATTATCATTATATTTCATAATACCATCTATCGTATTATTATCAGCAGTTACAATAACAATTGTATTATCTTTAAACTTTGACTTTTTAAAATTATCTAAAAAAATTCCAACTTGATCTACAGCATATGAATAAGAAGCAATCCTTTGTTTTGCCAAATCTAAGTCTCCTGTAATATGTTTTTTTAGTTCATCATTAAATATTAAACTATTTGTTTTATAATCACTTGGAATATTATACGGAGGATGATTATTTGTACTTAAAGCTACTAAAAATTGTTTTCTATTTGATTTATCAAGTTTTTTTAAAATATAAGAATATAAATATTCATCAAAAATTCCCCAAGGATGAAAATATTCACCTTTCTCTTTTTCTTTCTTTTCAATATCATTATAAATATTTATTTTTCCCTCAACATTTTGATAACCTTGATATTTAATAAAATTACCCAAATCTCTCCAGCTTAGATCACCACCATAGATAAAACTAGTTTCATAATCATTTTTATTAAAAAGAAATCCAGGGCTATAACTAAAGTTAGTTTGCTTATAAATAGATTGAGAAAAAGCAAAAGAACCTGGTCTGTGAGGAATATTAAGTAATAAAGCTTGCAAACTAGAAATTGTTCCATCTCCAGATGAAATAAAATTAGTTAAAAGTACATCTTCTTCAAAATGTTTCTTTAAACTTCCTAAAATATCAAACTTTTCACTTTGATATTTTAAAATTGGCATACCAAAACTTTCTACCATTATTATGACAACATTATAATCTTTGTCATCTACTTTTTTTGTATTATATGTAATATTCTTTAATAAATCATTCCTATTTATATCTTTAGAACCTTTATATATTTCAAAAGCTTTTTCAATATTCTTTTTAAAACCCGTTGTTTTTAATAAATCATATTTTTTTCTCAAATATTTTTCTCTTGCACTTAATGCATTTGTAAATGCCCTAAAACCATTATGAGAAACTTTATTTATAAACTCATTCTCTGATATATTTGGAATCATCTTCCCTAATGGATACATTCCAAATGTACCCCTTATAGCCAAAAAATTCAATAAAAATATTACAAAAAATAAAATAGCTGAAAACCTAAAGAAATTAAATACAGAAATTTCTTTCTCTTTTATCTCAAATATTTTTTTTATTATAAAAAATAAAAATAAAAGATAAATAAAAAACAATAATAAAATTAATACTACATTATAGTTTTGCCAAAAAGTTGTTAACAAAGCTTTTGTATCATCATCAAAAAAACCAAAAAATAAAATATTTATATGATCTTTAAAATATGAATAAAAACCAAAATCAGCACATAAAAAGAAGCTAACAATTGTATAAGTTATAAAAAGATAATAAACAAAAAATTTATTAGCAAAATCAAAAAAACTTTCTTTCTTTAAATAATATAATGTTATTAAAGAAATAGTTGCTAACGCTTGTATATATCCAATTACAGTAAGATCAATTCTAAAACCAAGGAAGAATGCCTTTAAAAGATCATTATAATGAGCTGATAGATCATCAAAAGGAGAATAATAATTAAAAAAAACTACTCGAAAAAAAGACATTATTACTAAAAAGATTATATGTGCTAAAATAAGTTTTTTAAAAATATTTAATGTCTTTGACATTATAGTTTTGTTCATAAACCATTAACCTTTCAAATTTTTCAATATAAGGAAAAGTTTAAAAAACCCTTGTCCATCTCTTCCAATAATCTTATTAACAAATGAAATTTGACTAATAGTAATTAAAAAAGAAATTTTTTGAGATAACTCTTTTAATTTAATTTTAAAATCCCTATTCATAGGACATAGTTCAATATACTTATTTATAACATATTCATAATCAACATCAAAACTAGCTCTTGTCTTTGTAAGAGACAATAAAAATAAAATTAAATCTCTTAACTGTAAAACTTTTAATTCAATACTTTTATCAAAACTATCTTCTAAATCAATTACAAATATTTTTTCATCTTTATAAGTAAAGTTTCTAGCTTGTGCACCACCATGAAATTCATTTAAATTATGTATTTTTGATATTTCTAATAAAAGTTTATCTATAAAATAATACATCGTATTTTTAGATATATCTTTTTTTCTGATATTTGAATTTGCAGTTTTCCCACAATCTTCCAAAACAAAAAAATTATCATTTTGATAAGAGATATTAGGAGTATTAACGCCTTTATCTTTTAAACTTTTAATTTTTGTTGTTTCAAATTTAATACTTTCATTATTACTTTTCTCTTCTACTGGTAAAAGAACTTCAATTGGAAATATTTTATAAAATAGTTTATGAGAAAAAAATGATTTTGTAGCTCTTGCTTTTTTTAACCAGTATTTTTTAGATTCATATTCAAAAGAAAAAATCTCTTTATCTTCTTCTGTATATAATCTCAGAACCAGTTGTTCAAAATTTTTATCTATGCCCATATAATAACTATTATCCAAATAGATATATGCAAAATAATACTAAACATTACTGCAGTTGCCCCAATATCTTTTGCTGTTTTTGCTAAAGGAGCATGTTCTGTAGTAACAAGATCAACCACATTTTCAATAGCTGAATTTAAAAGTTCTACAATTAATACTAATATTCCAGTAACTAGTAAAATTAATTTATATACTAAAGTTACATCTATTAATATAATCCCTATAATAATAAAAACTGCAGATAATAATTCTAATCTAAATGAACTCTCTGTCTTAAAAGCATGCTTTAATCCATCAAATGCATATTTAGTATTTTTAAAAAGGTGATATTTTGGTTTATTATTCATTTTCTACTTTCTTTTATACAAATCTTTATAATATTCTTTCCATCTTTTATGTTGCCAAAACCATTGACTAGGAGTTTCTAAAATCTGTTCTTCAATAACATCTGCTTGTATTTGAGTTAATTCTTTTTCTTTGTTATCTGTCTTAAACTCAATACTTCTAGAATCTATTATATCATGAACTTTAATTGTATAGTTTCTAAAATCATTCATAATTGCAAATAAAGGTATTATTACAGCATCAAATTTTAAAGCTAATCTAGCAGTAGAATCAGTAGCTAAAATTTTTTTATTGAAAAATTCTATTTCAATACCATCTCTAATATGCTGGTCAATTGCAACTGCTACAAAATGATTTTTTTTAAATGCTTTTATCATTCCTTTAGCCGCAACTTTTTTTTCTAACATAATTATATTATTTCTATCTCTAGCTTTTATATACATATCATTGATTAAAGGATTATTCATCTTTCTATTTACTACAGCTAAAGTACCATATTTTAACGCAATATAAGGAATTGCTAATTCCCATCCACCATAATGTGCCGTTACGAATATTATCTTTCTATTCTCTTTTATTGCATTTAAAATCACTTCTTCATTTTCAATATTTGCTTTTGATAAAAGTTTTTCTTTTGAGATAGATTGATTTTCAATAAATTCGTACATATTAAAAAGTAATGATTTATAAGATTCTTGAATTATGCTATTTTTTTCTTCAATAGAGATTTTATTTTCAAAAGCTAAATCTAAATTTACTTTCGCAATATGTTTATGTTTTTTACTAAATTTATATACTAACTTTGCAATAAGTAAAAGAATTTTTTTTAAAATAAAATTTGGTGTAACCTGAAAAATTAATTTAAATAAGATATATAAGAAATATGTGAAATAATCCTTAGCAGTTGCCTTCATATAATATTCCTTCTGCCAAATTAACAATTTCCTTTACTTCAATATCTTTTATTGAATAATCATCTTTATTTAACTTTAAGGGATTAACCACAGAATCTGATTCAATAATTTTATTAACATTTGTTAAATAAGTATTTCTATTACCTGGTGTACAACCAAAAATTGTAATTGAAGGAATATTTAAAGCCCAAGCCATATGTGTAGGACCAGTATCATTTCCAATAACTAAATCACAATTTTTTATTACTGCTTTTAAATTATTTAAATCTAGTTTAGGGAGCACTATTGCCGAAGAATTTAAAGCTATTTCATCTGCTATCTCTTTTTCTTCATCATTACCCCATGCGATTAAACAATTTTCACTTAGATAATTTATTATTTTAGCAAAATTCTCTTTAGAATACATTTTTGAAGACCAACTAGCACCAACTATAAATAAAACATTCCGTTTTTGACTTCTTAAATAAGGATATATTTCTCTAGGTTCATCTTCAAAAAATAAAAAAGGTTCTTTATTTATTAAATCTTTTTCTGAAACTTGAATATCTAAAGATTTACATAAAATATCAATATTTCTATCAATTACATTTTTATCGTATGCAGAATTTATTTTTTTGGTATAAAAAAAAGAAGCTGTTCCTTCTCTAGTTGATTTTTTATCAAAACCTATTCTATTCTTTCCTAAATATTTTGAAACAATAGCAGATTTAATTAAACCTTGGGCATCTATTACAAAATCATAATCATTTTTTGAATACTCTTTTAACATAGAAACTTGTGAAAATAAGTTCTTTTTATCTTTTTTTATTGATTTTAAATTTAATTTATATATATTATCAATATGTGGATTATATTCTAAAACTTTTGAAAAAGCTTCTTCCACAAACCAGTCAATTTGAATATTAGGGATTTTCTTTTTAATAAATTGTAAAGCAACCATTGCATGGATAATATCACCCATAGCAGAAAGTTTAACAATGGCTATTTTCATGAAACTACTTTTACCTTAACTCCTTTTGGAGTTTGTAATTTATCAACTTCACTCTCAACTAAATATATACTTTTTTGAAGACAAACTTTTAATTTATTCTCTTTTAGTTTATATTTTACTTTTGGATTTGAAAAATCTTGATTTATAGTTAAATTTAAAGATATCATAAATGAAAGCCATTGCATAGTTTCAAAACATGGCAATAATTCATTATATCTATCTAAATCTCTTTTCATAGGAAGTGATTTTTTTGAAAATTTAATTATATGTGCAATTGTAACTCTTGATGAATGTAAAAAATCATAATTCAAACCACTTAATATAAAATCAAAAGTATTATCATTTGACTTATAAAAGTTAAGAGTTGTACCAATAGAATGTAACTTAGAAGCAACAACTAATAATACTCTGTATTTATCATCTAATTGATGTAATGGTTTTAAAACTTCAAATATATCAGAAGCATTTTTTCCAAAATATGAACTTTGCTTAGAATCTATTTGAAATCTATCTAATAAACTTCTAACACTTACATTAAAATTACTTGGAAACTTACAATTTGAACTTCTAAGTAAATCTGTAAGATAAACACCTTCTCTAACCCCTGCACCAGAAGTTATAACTCTTGAGGTATTTAACTCTTCAAGAATTGTATTAAAGATAAATGTTCCTTCTTTAATAGTGTCAAACCTATCTTTTTTTACACCAATATGTTTTAAAGTTGTATTATTTTTTGCATTTATAATTGATTCAATAATATACTTATTTATAGAGACAGGATAAGTATATCCATGAAGTATATCTAAAGGATAATCATTTTTATTCATAATTATTTTACTAAGTGCTCTGATACTACCACCAATACCAACTATTGTTGTAGGGACATCAAAACCACATGATGTAACTTGTTTTAACTTCTCTAAAATATAATTTTTTGCACCTTCAATATCACCTTTACTAAAGAAAAGCTCATTTAATCGTACAGTACCTACATCTAAAGATATACATTTTTCAATTTTTCGATTATTAATAAAAGCAAATTCTGTAGAACCACCACCAATATCAACTGTAATAAACTTATCACAGTCTATTAAGTTTTGAGCAGCAACACCACCATAATAAGCCTCTTTTGATCCATCAATAACTTTTATATTTAAACCTAGTTCATTTTTAACTTTTGATAAAAATTCTTTTGCATTTGGAGCATCTCTTAAAGCTGAAGTTGCAACACAAATTATTTTTCTAGATTTTAAAGCTTTTGAGATATTTAAAAAAGATTGCAAAGAGTTAAATGCTCTTTGCATTGGAGCTTCTTGAAGGTTACCATCATTTTCATAACAACCTTCAGAAATTTTTACACGACTTTTTGTTTCATTTATAAGATTAAAAGCAAAACGACTACTTTTTTCTAATACAACCATCCGCATTGAGTTTGACCCAATGTCAATAATAGTTGTGACCTTAGCCATTTTTAAACTTCTTCTTCTTGTAACTGCTCGTATTTAAACTGCAACTCTTCCATTGTTTCTTGGTTATCTGGATCAACTATAATACAATCAACAGGACATACTTCAACACAGGCTGGTTCTTCATAGTGACCAACACATTCAGTACATCTATCCGCATCAATTATATATATCGGATCCCCTTCTTCGATTGCATCATTTGGACATTCTTCTCGACAAGCATCACATGCTATACATTCATCTGTAATTATTAAAGACATTTATTTCCCTAACTAAAATATTATGTTGGAGTTATAACCTATTATTCTTTAATAATTTCTTTAATCAGGGTGAAATAGTATTGCTTTTTAGCCATAATTAAGAATTCAGCTTCCTTATGTATAAAAAGGTCACTACAAATGTATAATGCAGCAGCAATATCAAACTCTCTAATACTACCTGCAAAAAGTACAAAATTGTAATTTTTAGCGTATGCTAAAGAAATTGCAATAGCGCCTGGACTTCTAAATTTTATTTTTTCTTGATTTAACTTTTTTATTACATTTGGATAAGAATATGCTCTTTCAAAAATTCCTATTTGAGGATTTTCTACTTTTATAAAATTTATAGATTTATTATTCAAAATATCTATTTGTTCTAAATTATCATTAACTTTATAAATCATAATATGATTTACTAAATTGACAACATATCCTGCTTTAGTTTCATTATCTATTTGTAAAGCAACAGATGTTCCATAATAAGGCAACCCAGAAAGAAAGTTGTGACTTCCATCTAATGGATCAATTATTATTTTAATATTTGATTTAGAACTTATTAGCCCGGCTTCTTCAGAAAAAATATCTCCAAAAGAGTCTAAATATTTAATAAAAATATTTTCAGCTATTAAATCAATATTTAGAGTGTTGTCTCCGCCATATCCTATAGTAGAAGACTCTTCAAGGTCAGATGAGTCCATATGAGTATTAATATACTCATATAGCTCTTTATTTGCTTTTATAACTGCATTTGTAAATGAGTTATAATCAAACATTTAAGAAAGTACTTTTGTAATCTCTCGTGCAGCTTCTCTGCCATCAACAGCAGCAGTAACTGCTAAGTGTGCACCTCTTTGACAATCTCCACCTGCATATACTTTAGCATTTGAAGTTTGATAATTTATTGTTTCTATTCCACCCCATGAGTTTGTATTAATATTTAACTCTTTTAAAAATAATGGAGCTTCAGGAGAAAACCCAAGTGCAAAAATAATGATATCTGCTTCTTCTATATATTCACTACCTTCAATAATACTAACTCTTTGTCTTCCTGATTCATCAGGCTCAGAAAGACCAGTTTTAAGAAGTTCAATTCCAGATGCTTCATTATTTAATGTAATAATTTTTTTAGGACTTACATTAAATACAAATTCTACACCCTCTTCTTTTGAATTAACAACCTCTTTTTTAGAACCAGGCATATTTGCTTCATCTCTTCTATAAAGACATTTAACTGATTTTGCACCTTCTCTAACTGAAGATCTAACACAGTCCATAGCAGTATCTCCACCACCAATAACAACAACTCTTTTATCTTTTACATCAATAAAATCAGCGTTTTTATTTCCTAAGTTTCTCTTTTGGATACCAGTTAGAAATTCCATTGCAAGATATACATTCGATGCATCTTCGCCATCAATTCCTGCAAATCTACCAGCTTTTGCTCCAATTCCAAGATAAATTGCATCAAATTCTTCATTAAGTTCTGCAACTGTTTTATCTTTCCCAATTTCGCAATTTAAATGAAGTTTCATTCCAGCTTCTAGTAACCAATTAATTCTTCTATCAACTGTTGTTTTATCAAGTTTAAATCCAGGGATTCCATACATAAGTAATCCACCAGCTCTATCTTCTCTTTCAAACATTTCAACAGCAATTCCTTTTCTTAGTAGAAAAGTTGCAGCTGAAATTCCAGAAGGTCCAGAACCAATAATAGCTACTTTTTTATCACCTTTAATTTCTGCAAATTTAGGTTTCATACCATTTTCAAATGCTCTTTCATTTAAATGAGTTTCAACAGCACCAATAGATACAGCACCATGACCAGTATTTAAAGAACAAGCACCTTCACAAAGTACATCTTGAGGACAAATTCTTCCTAGAATTTCTGGAAAGGGAGATGTTTCATTTGATAAGGCAAATGCTAAGTCCATATTCTTTTCAGCAGTCTGCTTTAACCATGCAGGGATAAAGTTATGTAAAGGACATCCTGTATGACAATATGGGTCACCACATTGCATACATCTGTCAGATTGTTCTCTAGCTCTATGTTTACCAAATACTTGGTAAACTTCATTATAATCTTTTAATCTTTGTAATACATCTCTTTTTTCAGGATTTATTCTTTCAAATTTAGTAAAATTTAACATCTCTTAATCTCCCTCATCTGGATTCAGTGGTAACACTGTCATATTTTTAGGCTTAACCATCCAGAAGTTTCTAATTTCAGCTCTGAAGTTTTCTAAAATCTCTTCAGCTCTTTCAGACTCAGTCTCATTTAAATAATCCATAAGTAATCTTTTTAAGAATAGTCTTTCTCTCTCAGTATCATCAGTATCAATTCTTACAGCTTCAATTAATTCTTGGTTCATTTTATCTACAAATGATTTTTCAGGGTCATAAACAAATGATAAACCACCAGTCATACCAGCACCAAAGTTAACACCTGTATTTCCAAGAATTACAACTATACCACCAGTCATATATTCACAAGCATTATCACCTGTTCCTTCTACAACTGCAGTACATCC is a window from the Arcobacter sp. LA11 genome containing:
- a CDS encoding kinase, whose protein sequence is MGIDKNFEQLVLRLYTEEDKEIFSFEYESKKYWLKKARATKSFFSHKLFYKIFPIEVLLPVEEKSNNESIKFETTKIKSLKDKGVNTPNISYQNDNFFVLEDCGKTANSNIRKKDISKNTMYYFIDKLLLEISKIHNLNEFHGGAQARNFTYKDEKIFVIDLEDSFDKSIELKVLQLRDLILFLLSLTKTRASFDVDYEYVINKYIELCPMNRDFKIKLKELSQKISFLITISQISFVNKIIGRDGQGFFKLFLILKNLKG
- a CDS encoding LTA synthase family protein, with product MNKTIMSKTLNIFKKLILAHIIFLVIMSFFRVVFFNYYSPFDDLSAHYNDLLKAFFLGFRIDLTVIGYIQALATISLITLYYLKKESFFDFANKFFVYYLFITYTIVSFFLCADFGFYSYFKDHINILFFGFFDDDTKALLTTFWQNYNVVLILLLFFIYLLFLFFIIKKIFEIKEKEISVFNFFRFSAILFFVIFLLNFLAIRGTFGMYPLGKMIPNISENEFINKVSHNGFRAFTNALSAREKYLRKKYDLLKTTGFKKNIEKAFEIYKGSKDINRNDLLKNITYNTKKVDDKDYNVVIIMVESFGMPILKYQSEKFDILGSLKKHFEEDVLLTNFISSGDGTISSLQALLLNIPHRPGSFAFSQSIYKQTNFSYSPGFLFNKNDYETSFIYGGDLSWRDLGNFIKYQGYQNVEGKINIYNDIEKKEKEKGEYFHPWGIFDEYLYSYILKKLDKSNRKQFLVALSTNNHPPYNIPSDYKTNSLIFNDELKKHITGDLDLAKQRIASYSYAVDQVGIFLDNFKKSKFKDNTIVIVTADNNTIDGIMKYNDNELLNSKNIPLYFYLPDTLRKKLSINSKVSGSHKDIFPTLYNLTLKDQEHISIGMDLFDKNRNHYGFNGSKIVSKDNIIKKYSDLKNGTVDQMLNYYRANLAISEYLVRSEYKKGKK
- a CDS encoding glycosyltransferase gives rise to the protein MRIAVVVRSLKFGGMERAACNQADAFLQAGHKVDLIYFNDKNKAIAPRETGVNIHHFDINKIFKKSIKGFLWDIFSRFVNLIVRRTYPVIKGYYLSDVFEEELKKLEAQEPYDLILIRGQGTFEQIWKFKDSRSARICVNVSLNTITTMKTKFVSRCLFENAHVNCIADGTKNFYVDKFRREDISPKTLISIKNPFYQDKVLELANSDKELLPKEPYILGLGRLVKAKNFGLLIESYKIMKDKYNINYKLMLVGEGSEKEYLKELAKKLNIEDDVVFVGYQKNPYVWMANSEAIVLTSKFEGLCNVLIEAMCCKTRIIINECPGGMRELMIGKLEQNIAKAKKENIAKKVVESLSKDKEYYHDDYTKLLDSLNPNTIVNTWLNKYVK
- a CDS encoding glycosyltransferase family 2 protein, whose translation is MKITANIITLNEEKNIEAVIKSVQTVCDEVLVVDSLSSDKTCEIAESLGAKVIKQKYLGDGPQKAFGEPIAEHDWILSIDADERLDTNAINAIKKLDLEKTEYDGFSFARKTYVGDNFIKLWYPDRVTRLYNRKKCAYSKQKGHAKVEAKNICDLEADMLHYSYEDYVHMIRVTEKFIKRGAQISYDAGKRANAFDPFIHGVGALFKALVLKGGAFHGIHGWNVAVISAFSSYMKYALMLEMQKDDK
- a CDS encoding polysialyltransferase family glycosyltransferase, giving the protein MENLFIITTPFQLLGSFEAISKFELKNNTLIVLDNNLTNNMNQLSRLIEQNKHLYSNIIRFGGDKKSKFFKNVKLIKKFQKKSFKNVFIGDLGSIQKIFISNMKSEKLFLLDDGGKTILIHNEIKEGKNLFKDGIRQLRFKLLGIKTSTTKIINFFTFFNLETINDIDIINHDFEYFKKINNLINKEIEDKIYVLGQPLVENRRVSDDTYIDYLNKVISKFPKCEVYYLMHRREEKERLLSYTLNRKINIIESKQPGEFYFAELDFKPKAIIGINTTLLFSLKRIFNDLEVLSFRINKKEILKSFNWFEDAYKYFKENNIKIIE
- a CDS encoding glycosyltransferase family 4 protein, whose protein sequence is MINKNILEVCLSPDLGGLELYMCKCSERLSEDFNVISVIGNNSKLEDYYKNTQSQYYSLKRKSSFSLINAIKLSKIIDSNNIDIIHLHWTKDLPIVVLAKVFSKRKPKVVQSRHMTMTRFKDDFYHKFLYKNIDLMIAVTKELERQLIKFIPDDIRPKIKQVYLGAQCSSLYSDEDINSFKNSIDSKESFVVGLIGRINEFKGQYLLIEAMNKLKEKDLNIKAFFVGHPMKEEYLVELKEKVKSYSLNEDVKFLGFTNEPHKFMQTCDVVIMASKNETFGLVTIEAMQMGTVVIGANAGGVLEIIDDNENGLLFESQNSTDLADKIEKLYFDNTLKEKLAKNGQKKANESFNNDVQFDKIINIFKSF